CTAGAAAAAACAAGGTCAGAAAGTACCAGTAGCGATAGTCGCCAGACCAATCCAGAGGGCCCCCTTCACTTAATTCCTTGGCCCCGGGAATAAACTTCAGAAATCCCGCAATAGTCTTGATTAAAGAGTCGAAAAGGGTCGGTGAAGGAACTGGTTTAATACCTTTGGTTCCATTGGTAATCTGTTCGAGATTTCGCAGAGTAAATCGCAAAACTTCCCCGAAACCCAGTGTCACCAGGGCCAGATAATCTCCGCGCAATCGAAGCACCGGAGCTGACAGCATGACGCTGAGAGCAGCCGCACCCAAAATCGAAATGAGAACCGCCAGTGGAAAACTCAATTGGAACGGGTAATCGGCAACGGTCAGAATGCCGGTCAGGTAGGCCCCCACGCCGAAGAACGCGCCGATTCCCAGGTGCAACAGCCCGGCATAGCCGATCACCACATTCAGACCCAGGGCCAGGATCGCGAAGATAAATAGAGTGGGAAGCTGATTACCTACCGGCTGACCGATTTTGGAGAAAACGAAATCATTCACCGGCGGATAAATGGGATACGCAACTGCCAGGGCCAGCAGCAAGAGCATCCACGGAAAGCGATTAAGTAGTGACATTACACTTTCTCCCGCGTTCGGGAGCCGAGCAATCCGGTGGGGCGGAAAACGAGGATCAGAATCAGAATCGCGAAGACGAAAGCACTGGTCCACTTTTCATCGATGTAGGCACTCCCCAGCGATCGTACCAAACCGATGATAATACCGCCGAGTACCGCGCCGGGGATATTGCCAATTCCCCCCAGCACCGCTGCCGTGAAAGCATAGAGACCATTCTGAAAGCCAACTTGATAACTGGTGGTATTGATGTAGAGGGCATAAGTAACGCTCCCTACGCCCCCGAGCGCTCCGCCGATCAGGAATGTCGTTGCAATGACGCGATCCACATTGATACCCATCAGGCGGGCCGCCGTGGGATTCTGAGCCGTTGCCCGCATTGCCTTACCCGTTTGAGTGAATTTCACAAACCAGGTGAGAAATATCATGCTGGGTATGGTCACGGCAATGACCATGGCATCTTTCCAGGTGATTCGAAATTTGGATTCTTCTTTGGCTTTGATGGTAGGCTTGGACTTGGAATCTTTAGCAGAATCTGATTTGTCTGACTTCGCGGTGGTTACCGCCTCTTCTACCGGACTGGACCGCTCCAGAATATTTTCGTTACTGACAATATTGGGGAAGGCTCTCTGCGAAGCCGCCGGAACCGCTCGGCCATCCTCATAGACCGCGGCGTTCCAGAACAACCCGATGTTCATGAAGCAGAAGGATACCCCAATGGCGGATACCAGAGGCGCCAACTTAGGGGCCGATCTTAGTGGCCGGTATACCACTTTATCGACCGCCACGTTTAAGGTGGCACAGAAAAGCGGGACCACAATCATCATCACTGCAATGGCCAGCGCGGCCTTGGAGGTGGAAATCTCGCCGGCCGTACTCACTGAAATCCCCATCAGGGAAAGCAGTGTCAGGGCCATGAAAGTGCCGAGCATGAACAGATCGCCGTGGGCGAAGTTGATGAGCTCGACGATCCCGTATACCATCGTGTAGCCCAGCGCGATGAGCGCGTAAAGCATGCCGATGATCAGACCACCCAGACAGTATTGAAAAAACATCTGTAGGCCGCCGGAATCCGAGGCGGCAAACAGTGTCATCGAGTCGAGAATCAAAGGCGGAAACTCCGCTAGGAAGGTAGGGATCCCTGGAGAGAGGGGAGACTTATTTTTGTAGTTCCAGTAGTTTTACGAAATCGAAGTCCATCGTTCCCTTGGCATTCGGTTTTATGGTACTGATGCTCAGAGTCGTGGAGGTTGTGTCGCCGTTCTTGTCGAACGACCAGGTTCCCAAAGCCCCATCTTTGAAGTCCTTGATACTCAAAGCGGCCTGAGTGATCGCGGCCCGATCCTTCTTGCCCGCTTTTTTGATGGCTTCCAGAGCCACTTTGCCGCATTCGTAACCGTAAACGGCATAACCTTCGGGATCGGCATTGAAACGCTTCTTGTAGTTGGCAACGAATTCGGCGCCTTTACCCTTCAACTGATCGGGAGGCATGCCACCGAAAGTGCAGTAGCAGGTCAGTTTCTTGAAAACGTCAGCTCCGGCGGCCTGAATGAACGCCGCTTCGTAGCAGCCATCCGGAATGATCAGGATGGTCTTTTCCAGGCCTTCCGCAACCATATCTTTGGCGATCTGGCCGGCCCCGGTTTGCGATGTGCCACCAAAGTAAATGCAGTCCGGATTGAACTGATTCTTGATGCGTTTCATCAGAGTCCGGAAGTCGGACTGCTTGTAGTCGATGCTTTCCTGCTTGCCAAGGACCTTCAATTGGATTTCTTCGCAGCGATCTTTGAAAATCGTGGCCAGTCCTTTGCCGTAAACTTCATTGTCGTCGAGAATGCAGACGGTTTTGACACCTTTCGATTTCGCAAAATCCGCCGCAACGGGCCCTTGGATATCGTCCGCCGGTACCACGCGGGTGAAGTTAATGGTTCCCGCGGGTCGGTATTTTTCTGGTTCACCCGGTTCCGCGCCTTCTTTTTTGGTCAAGCCAATGGCGGTGCAGGCGGGAGATACCATGAGCAGGCTGGCCTTGTTGAGAATCGGCATCGAAGTGCTGGCCGCTCCCGAGTTGTAAGGCCCTAGGAAAATCATCACGTCGGGATCTTGAATCGCCTTGTTCGCGTTAGCGGTTTCTCGTTCCGGCGTCCACTTCCCATCCGCAGCCGTGGCATCGTCGAGATCTTCATATTCAATCTTGAAACTGCCGACTTTATTACCGGCCTCTTCGAAGGCCATCCGGATTCCGTTGACGATGGTATCGGTCTGGCCTTTAGCACTGCCAGTTCGAGGCAGGCTCGAAACGATTTTGATGACGTCGGGATTGCCCAAGCCGCTGGGATTCACGGCTTCGGCAGTCGAAGGCGTGGAAGCTTTGGTGGCTGCGCTCGGCTTACTTCCGCCGCTGTCGCACCCGGTAATCAGGACCGACAGTGTCAGGCAAATTCCCAATGCAGAGAAAATCTGCCAGTTCGGTTTTTTGACCGTCATGGATGCCTCAGGATCGAAAATACGTTTAAAATTCAGAAAATTCCGTTCACTGCGATGTTAAAGATTTGAGTAGAGCGCGTCAACGAAAATGCTTCGATAATGCGTGGAGCCCTGCTTGGAACAACCGCGATAGCGATATTCTCGTTTCGGTTTACACTCTATTTGGCGAAATAGCGGGCTGTTCTGGGGGCGATATTCCGCTAGTCACTTCTTTCAGGGAAGACATTTCATCGAAAAGTGCCTCGAGAATACTCTAGTAGAAGAAGCAAGCCCCCACAGTGATCGCGAAGAAACAAAGAAATTGGGTACTGGCTCTGCCGATGATCTCTCGACGGAGACAATCAACGATTTTCTCCATGCTTTTCTGGAGGTTTCTGATTTTTGGAGATGTACAGGCTCTCAGGTTTGGAGAAAAAAGGTGATGCGGCCGTGCAGAAGGGTAAATTTTCGGTCCGGAAAAGGGAAATCGACGTTTTTCTTGGAAAAACGCAGAAAAGACCCTTCAAAATTGTCAGTTTAATACCGGGAAGGTCATCAAATTGCTGTTTTCCACTATATGAAAATTGATGATCTGATGACCTCTCTAGAGAAAACCCGTACACCGAACGGTTTTTTCCCTATCGAATTTTGTGAGGATTATGTGCTTTTCCATTTCTCATCTTGCCGACCTTCCTCTGGCGCCACATAATTTTCAAATACACTATATGGGCAAAAGTTGTATGATCGTTCGACTAAAAGCAGGTGTCGAACGCGGAAGTATTGAAGGACAAAAGCGAAAATGATCACGAAGGAACGCAAAAGCGGAATTATTGGTGATTTCAAACGAGCCGAGACAGACACGGGTTCACCCGAAGTGCAAGTGGCTCTTTTGACCGCTCGAATCAATGAATTGACCGAGCACATGCGAGCTCACACGAAGGATCACGCGAGCCGACGTGGGTTGCTCAAGATGGTCAGCAAGCGAGCCGACCTGTTGAAGTATTTGCAGAATACGGACCGGAATCGGTATCTGGCCGTGATTGGTAAACTGGGACTGCGAAAATAGTCTTCGCTTGCCCGTCGGTCGAAACCGGCGGGCATTTTTCATAAACGGGGGAGAGGTCCTTTTCCCTCGACTCTTCCGAGTGCTGCTTTGGCGATCTCTCGGGTTCTCGACCTGAATATCCAACCTGTCGGGTTCCTACCGCGACAATCGCCGGGAAATACCTGCTTAACATCTAAAAGAGGATTGCACCTGTGACGGTGACACGTGTTGAATGCGCTTTAGGCGCTGGTACTTTGATTCTGGAAACGGGAAAATTAGCAAAACAAGCTCACGGATCGGTGGTCGTTCGATACGGCGACACGATGACTCTGGTAGCCGCGGTGGCCGGCAAGTTGGATCCCACTCGGGATTTCTTTCCCCTGACCGTCGATTATCGAGAAAAACCCCAGGCGGCGGGTAAATTCCCCGGTGGCTACATCAAGCGGGAAGGCCGACCTACCACCAAGGAAATTCTGACTGCCCGACTTATCGACCGTCCTATCCGCCCCCTGTTCCCCGCCGAT
The genomic region above belongs to Telmatocola sphagniphila and contains:
- a CDS encoding branched-chain amino acid ABC transporter permease, producing the protein MSLLNRFPWMLLLLALAVAYPIYPPVNDFVFSKIGQPVGNQLPTLFIFAILALGLNVVIGYAGLLHLGIGAFFGVGAYLTGILTVADYPFQLSFPLAVLISILGAAALSVMLSAPVLRLRGDYLALVTLGFGEVLRFTLRNLEQITNGTKGIKPVPSPTLFDSLIKTIAGFLKFIPGAKELSEGGPLDWSGDYRYWYFLTLFFLVIVVILLRNLERSRLGRGWVAIREDELAAACMGLNTARLKLAAFAIGAGLAGLAGALYAYRQSNTADPDTYGFNNSVIVLCCLILGGLGNRKGVIIGVLLIIGYENIISPALDSGIQDWIRKHVDTKQDVRLAGINLGNEGAPYLTFSGWRLMIFGMVLILVMRFRPHGLFPARRDK
- the rpsO gene encoding 30S ribosomal protein S15, with protein sequence MITKERKSGIIGDFKRAETDTGSPEVQVALLTARINELTEHMRAHTKDHASRRGLLKMVSKRADLLKYLQNTDRNRYLAVIGKLGLRK
- a CDS encoding branched-chain amino acid ABC transporter permease, translating into MILDSMTLFAASDSGGLQMFFQYCLGGLIIGMLYALIALGYTMVYGIVELINFAHGDLFMLGTFMALTLLSLMGISVSTAGEISTSKAALAIAVMMIVVPLFCATLNVAVDKVVYRPLRSAPKLAPLVSAIGVSFCFMNIGLFWNAAVYEDGRAVPAASQRAFPNIVSNENILERSSPVEEAVTTAKSDKSDSAKDSKSKPTIKAKEESKFRITWKDAMVIAVTIPSMIFLTWFVKFTQTGKAMRATAQNPTAARLMGINVDRVIATTFLIGGALGGVGSVTYALYINTTSYQVGFQNGLYAFTAAVLGGIGNIPGAVLGGIIIGLVRSLGSAYIDEKWTSAFVFAILILILVFRPTGLLGSRTREKV
- a CDS encoding branched-chain amino acid ABC transporter substrate-binding protein, encoding MTVKKPNWQIFSALGICLTLSVLITGCDSGGSKPSAATKASTPSTAEAVNPSGLGNPDVIKIVSSLPRTGSAKGQTDTIVNGIRMAFEEAGNKVGSFKIEYEDLDDATAADGKWTPERETANANKAIQDPDVMIFLGPYNSGAASTSMPILNKASLLMVSPACTAIGLTKKEGAEPGEPEKYRPAGTINFTRVVPADDIQGPVAADFAKSKGVKTVCILDDNEVYGKGLATIFKDRCEEIQLKVLGKQESIDYKQSDFRTLMKRIKNQFNPDCIYFGGTSQTGAGQIAKDMVAEGLEKTILIIPDGCYEAAFIQAAGADVFKKLTCYCTFGGMPPDQLKGKGAEFVANYKKRFNADPEGYAVYGYECGKVALEAIKKAGKKDRAAITQAALSIKDFKDGALGTWSFDKNGDTTSTTLSISTIKPNAKGTMDFDFVKLLELQK